From the genome of Acetomicrobium thermoterrenum DSM 13490, one region includes:
- the grdC gene encoding glycine/sarcosine/betaine reductase complex component C subunit beta, with amino-acid sequence MRKVAIKEYAYCLNHTPELAYHYGNTPFWERKAKGESEFLLSLSKSMRPFEEAVSYAANQAFIGGIDPEDLEAQPVPWYQNPMRGASRWGQFGEIMPEDEFLALMDISDVFDIIWLEETFSGKVKDKLQSHSLINPDILQRLEKGHPIDEIEREIRENEALPLYYDGITVGCCRKAHEFDECLSSYVLLENIACKAGGVLALLHLLKRAGMKPEEVDFIIECSEEAAGDMNQRGGGNFAKSVGEIAGCINASGCDVRGFCAGPAYALINAAGQVASGIRKNVVVLAGGAVPKLYMNARDHVKKNIPALEDVLGNFAVLLTPEDGVSPVIRLDAIGKHSVGAGASPQAITEALVYEPLKRIGLGIADVDKYAAELQNPEITLPAGAGNVPEANFKMIAALAVMKKELERADMADFIKERGMPGFAPTQGHVPSGVPFIGHACEKIKKGTMKRSMIIGKGSLFLARLTNLSDGASFIIESPSPLAGEEKTVSKEAIKEIILEVLADLAGSLKGTAKE; translated from the coding sequence ATGCGAAAGGTTGCTATAAAAGAATATGCCTATTGCTTGAACCACACCCCCGAACTTGCCTATCACTATGGCAATACCCCCTTTTGGGAAAGGAAGGCCAAAGGAGAATCGGAGTTTCTGCTTTCCCTGTCAAAATCGATGCGTCCCTTTGAAGAGGCAGTAAGTTACGCCGCAAACCAAGCCTTCATCGGAGGGATTGATCCGGAGGACCTGGAGGCTCAGCCTGTTCCGTGGTACCAAAATCCGATGAGGGGAGCCTCTCGTTGGGGCCAATTTGGAGAGATAATGCCCGAAGATGAATTTTTGGCCCTTATGGATATTTCCGACGTCTTCGACATCATCTGGCTTGAGGAAACCTTTTCGGGAAAGGTCAAGGACAAGCTCCAAAGCCACTCCTTGATAAACCCCGACATTTTACAGCGTCTGGAAAAGGGTCATCCCATTGATGAAATAGAGAGGGAAATAAGAGAGAATGAGGCGTTACCGTTATATTACGACGGTATAACAGTTGGATGCTGTAGAAAAGCCCATGAATTTGACGAATGTCTGTCCTCCTATGTACTGCTCGAGAACATAGCCTGCAAAGCCGGCGGAGTATTGGCTTTGCTCCATCTACTGAAACGTGCGGGCATGAAACCTGAAGAAGTCGATTTCATCATAGAGTGTTCCGAAGAAGCTGCGGGAGACATGAACCAAAGGGGAGGGGGCAATTTCGCCAAATCAGTAGGTGAAATTGCCGGCTGTATAAATGCAAGCGGGTGTGACGTAAGGGGCTTTTGCGCCGGACCTGCCTACGCTCTTATCAACGCAGCGGGACAGGTGGCATCCGGTATCAGGAAAAACGTAGTGGTGTTAGCCGGAGGAGCCGTTCCGAAGCTTTACATGAACGCACGGGATCACGTGAAAAAAAATATCCCGGCACTGGAGGATGTCTTGGGTAATTTTGCAGTATTGCTCACTCCCGAAGACGGGGTCTCTCCCGTAATAAGGCTCGATGCAATCGGAAAACATTCCGTGGGGGCCGGGGCCTCTCCCCAAGCCATAACCGAGGCTCTTGTTTACGAGCCGTTAAAGCGGATCGGGCTTGGCATTGCCGATGTGGATAAATATGCGGCAGAGCTGCAAAACCCCGAGATAACGCTGCCGGCAGGAGCGGGAAATGTCCCCGAGGCCAACTTCAAGATGATCGCAGCCCTTGCCGTAATGAAGAAGGAGCTCGAAAGAGCCGATATGGCTGATTTTATAAAGGAACGCGGAATGCCCGGCTTCGCACCAACGCAAGGACATGTACCCTCCGGCGTGCCGTTTATAGGGCATGCCTGCGAGAAGATAAAGAAGGGAACGATGAAGAGGTCGATGATAATAGGAAAGGGAAGCCTCTTTTTGGCACGTTTGACGAACCTATCCGATGGAGCTTCCTTTATCATAGAATCGCCTTCGCCTCTTGCCGGTGAGGAAAAGACCGTAAGCAAAGAAGCGATAAAGGAAATCATTTTGGAAGTGCTTGCCGATCTCGCCGGTTCGCTTAAAGGTACTGCCAAAGAGTAA
- the grdB gene encoding glycine reductase complex selenoprotein B — protein sequence MRDREGLFVAYRVVHYINQFFAGIGGEERADYPPELRDGVVGPGQALQAAFGKEATIVATVICGDGYFAEHMDEAINKIIEMLKEYKPDALVAGPAFNAGRYGMACGAICDAVAKRLGIPVVTAMYRENPAVEIYKKGIYIIEAADSARGMRDAIPKMARLVLKQLKGETIGSPKEECYIERGVRVNVFRDRIGAERAVDMLVKKLRGEEFVSEYPMPSFDRVPPAPAIKDIKKAKIALVTSGGIVPKGNPDRIEASSATKFGEYSLAGLQDLTSETHETAHGGYDPTYANDDPDRVLPVDVARELEREGSFGSLHDKYYATVGNGTPVAYAKSFGEEIAKRLKNDNVDGVILTSTUGTCTRCGATMVKELERAGLPTVHICTIVPISQTVGANRIVPAVAIPHPLGDPTKSSEEERAIRRRLLNKALKALQADIKEQTVFDD from the coding sequence ATGAGAGATAGGGAGGGATTATTTGTGGCTTATAGGGTAGTGCACTATATAAATCAATTTTTCGCCGGCATAGGCGGCGAGGAAAGGGCGGATTATCCGCCAGAGCTTCGCGATGGCGTGGTAGGCCCTGGGCAGGCCCTGCAGGCAGCCTTTGGAAAAGAGGCTACTATAGTGGCGACGGTAATTTGCGGTGACGGCTATTTCGCCGAACATATGGATGAGGCTATAAACAAAATTATCGAGATGCTCAAGGAATACAAACCCGATGCCCTCGTTGCGGGACCGGCTTTTAACGCGGGACGATACGGCATGGCCTGTGGCGCCATATGCGATGCCGTCGCTAAAAGGCTGGGCATACCGGTCGTTACTGCCATGTATCGGGAAAATCCCGCTGTCGAGATTTACAAAAAGGGCATTTACATAATCGAAGCGGCGGATAGCGCCAGAGGAATGCGCGATGCCATACCTAAAATGGCCCGCCTCGTTTTGAAACAATTGAAGGGGGAAACTATTGGGAGCCCTAAAGAAGAGTGCTACATAGAGCGTGGCGTCAGAGTAAACGTATTCAGAGATCGAATTGGAGCCGAGAGGGCAGTCGATATGCTCGTGAAAAAGCTTCGCGGCGAGGAGTTTGTCTCAGAGTATCCCATGCCATCCTTCGATCGTGTGCCACCCGCTCCTGCTATAAAGGACATAAAGAAAGCCAAAATTGCCCTTGTTACCTCTGGAGGCATAGTTCCCAAGGGCAACCCCGATAGAATAGAAGCTTCAAGCGCCACCAAGTTCGGGGAATATAGCTTAGCGGGCTTACAGGACCTCACATCGGAAACGCACGAGACGGCTCACGGAGGTTATGATCCTACCTATGCAAACGATGACCCCGATAGGGTATTGCCAGTGGATGTGGCAAGAGAACTGGAAAGGGAGGGCTCCTTTGGCTCGCTTCACGATAAATATTACGCGACCGTGGGCAACGGAACTCCCGTAGCCTATGCCAAGAGCTTTGGAGAGGAGATTGCCAAGAGGTTGAAGAACGATAATGTAGATGGCGTCATCCTTACGTCCACCTGAGGAACCTGTACTCGTTGCGGTGCAACGATGGTAAAGGAATTGGAGAGAGCGGGTTTACCCACCGTGCATATATGTACTATAGTTCCCATATCACAGACCGTCGGAGCGAACAGAATAGTTCCGGCCGTCGCAATTCCTCACCCCCTTGGCGATCCGACAAAGTCGTCGGAAGAAGAAAGGGCAATAAGACGCCGCCTTTTAAACAAAGCATTAAAGGCCTTACAGGCAGATATCAAGGAACAGACCGTTTTTGACGATTAA
- the alr gene encoding alanine racemase, with translation MNLRPTRYEVYLENLRHNFDKIKSFVGPRVQVMSVVKANGYGMGIVPIAKALEEAGCQRFAVATPDEAVALREAGIKEPLLVLGPSPIEAAGYYVDHDVAAALTDMDFACAASRVAEEKGKVARLHVKIDTGMGRIGFLPEELPHILPKLKGLSCIDIEGVFTHFATADESNLEYSRWQFRRFMKALDILADFGIKVRLRHVCNSAGILNLPEYHLDAVRPGLILYGMWPSDSCRKPFDLKKVFQIKTEVAVLRTLPLGSGVGYGLRYMTRGEEKIAVLPVGYHDGYPRVLSMRASVLIKGIRAPIVGNICMDQMMVNVTHIPDVKVKDEVVLIGAQGDEEVTPEEIAKIIGTINYEVPNLFTPRVPRVYL, from the coding sequence TTGAATTTAAGGCCAACAAGGTACGAAGTGTACCTCGAAAATTTGCGCCATAACTTCGATAAGATAAAAAGTTTTGTCGGCCCCCGCGTCCAGGTAATGTCAGTAGTTAAGGCCAATGGATACGGAATGGGCATAGTCCCTATTGCCAAAGCCCTGGAAGAAGCGGGATGTCAGAGATTTGCCGTTGCTACGCCTGACGAAGCGGTGGCTTTAAGAGAAGCCGGAATAAAAGAGCCCCTATTGGTGCTAGGACCTTCGCCCATTGAAGCGGCAGGCTACTACGTCGACCACGATGTTGCAGCGGCACTGACCGATATGGATTTTGCATGTGCTGCAAGTCGGGTTGCAGAGGAAAAAGGTAAAGTGGCCCGACTTCACGTCAAGATAGACACTGGCATGGGAAGAATTGGTTTTTTGCCTGAAGAGCTGCCCCATATTTTGCCAAAGTTAAAGGGGCTGTCCTGTATTGATATTGAGGGCGTTTTTACCCACTTTGCCACTGCCGATGAGTCCAACCTGGAATATAGCCGTTGGCAGTTCCGGAGATTTATGAAAGCGCTGGATATACTTGCCGATTTCGGTATAAAAGTTAGATTACGTCATGTATGCAATAGCGCCGGCATCTTAAATCTTCCGGAATATCACCTTGATGCAGTTAGGCCGGGGTTGATCCTCTATGGCATGTGGCCATCGGATAGTTGCAGAAAGCCCTTTGACCTGAAAAAAGTTTTTCAAATAAAGACAGAAGTAGCTGTCCTCAGAACGCTGCCTCTCGGAAGCGGGGTCGGTTACGGACTGCGGTACATGACCAGAGGCGAAGAAAAGATAGCCGTTTTACCCGTAGGGTATCATGATGGCTACCCTCGCGTCCTTTCCATGAGGGCATCCGTTTTGATCAAGGGAATACGCGCTCCCATCGTAGGAAATATATGCATGGACCAAATGATGGTAAACGTTACCCATATTCCCGATGTTAAGGTGAAAGACGAAGTGGTTCTTATAGGGGCTCAGGGAGATGAAGAGGTAACGCCCGAAGAGATAGCCAAAATAATTGGCACGATAAATTATGAGGTCCCAAATCTCTTTACGCCAAGAGTACCACGTGTATATTTGTGA
- a CDS encoding GrdX family protein — protein sequence MSFFYEVVTNNPRLKHIAGCVYLEGCPLDVLAMLRDKVHDGYRLISHPLTGNIPPGRRLYLTVLLASSTSDDDFVDQESLNLVERALEIYERADRNHIDLDPSSIEDMQFLDEQLIMPVFYQYGILSNREVH from the coding sequence ATGTCCTTTTTTTATGAAGTTGTAACAAACAATCCTCGACTGAAGCACATCGCAGGATGCGTATATCTAGAAGGCTGTCCTTTAGATGTGTTGGCGATGTTGCGCGATAAGGTCCATGACGGATATAGGCTTATCTCCCATCCTCTGACGGGAAATATCCCTCCGGGAAGAAGGCTTTATTTAACTGTGCTTCTGGCCAGTTCCACATCTGACGATGATTTCGTCGATCAGGAATCTCTCAATTTAGTCGAAAGAGCTCTCGAAATTTACGAAAGGGCAGATCGTAATCATATCGATTTGGATCCAAGTTCGATAGAGGACATGCAGTTCCTCGACGAACAGCTCATAATGCCGGTGTTTTATCAATATGGAATCTTATCAAATCGGGAGGTGCACTGA
- a CDS encoding thioredoxin family protein, translating into MIELNKDNFESEVLQSDLPVVVDLWGPKCGPCLALMPQVEELSSQYEGKVKFCKLNVAENRRLVISLKVMGVPTFLFYKGGELKDRISGEEVTIEAIKERMEKLLQ; encoded by the coding sequence TTGATCGAATTGAACAAGGATAATTTTGAAAGCGAAGTCTTGCAAAGCGATCTTCCCGTCGTGGTGGATCTTTGGGGACCCAAATGCGGACCTTGCCTTGCCCTGATGCCTCAGGTAGAGGAGCTTTCCTCTCAATATGAAGGCAAAGTAAAGTTCTGTAAACTAAACGTAGCTGAGAATCGTCGCTTGGTGATCAGTTTAAAGGTCATGGGGGTTCCTACTTTTCTCTTCTATAAAGGAGGAGAGTTAAAGGACAGGATAAGCGGAGAAGAGGTCACTATAGAAGCTATTAAGGAGCGAATGGAAAAGTTATTGCAGTAG
- a CDS encoding alanine/glycine:cation symporter family protein, protein MDLLLKINGVVNGIVWGPWMCVFLVGTGVYLTIILGLPQIRYFTLSFKNVFTKNARKGYGAEGTISPFAALATALAGTVGSGNIAGAATAIHLGGPGAAFWMWISALFGMTTKMVEITLATRFREKDEAGNWRGGTMYVLRAATGQKWLAWLFALFAALAAFGIGNMTQANSTAEAVKLGFGVPHIYTGIALAFFTALVVIGGLKSIANATTILIPFMSVLYFVGGLVLLITNIDKLPAAFGSVFYYAFHDPMAMPGAVAGWSLRQALVKGTARGIFSNEAGLGSAPMVHCTAITDHPVRQGTMGIFEVFLDTIIICTITVIGIIATGTLTGRPELTGSQLTLTAFSTVWGNTGVIFVSISLALFAYSTVLAWYWYGETGATYILGIKVIPYYKALWIICIVLGAWGGSEFLRNIWDFADTLNGLMAIPNLIALWWVSGEVRRLVKDFDAKRARGELM, encoded by the coding sequence ATGGATCTTTTGTTGAAAATTAACGGTGTGGTAAACGGGATAGTATGGGGTCCGTGGATGTGCGTTTTCTTGGTTGGTACCGGTGTTTATTTGACTATTATATTGGGTTTACCACAGATACGTTACTTCACCCTCTCGTTTAAGAATGTATTTACAAAGAACGCACGCAAAGGCTATGGTGCAGAAGGTACTATATCTCCCTTTGCAGCCTTGGCTACAGCTCTTGCGGGGACTGTTGGATCTGGGAACATTGCTGGAGCTGCAACAGCCATCCATTTAGGTGGACCAGGTGCAGCTTTTTGGATGTGGATAAGCGCATTATTTGGAATGACAACTAAAATGGTCGAGATTACTTTAGCAACTCGCTTTAGGGAAAAGGATGAAGCGGGCAACTGGCGCGGAGGAACAATGTACGTTTTGAGAGCGGCTACGGGGCAGAAGTGGCTGGCATGGCTATTTGCTCTCTTTGCGGCATTGGCAGCCTTTGGAATTGGTAACATGACACAGGCCAACTCTACTGCTGAGGCAGTAAAGTTAGGCTTTGGCGTGCCTCATATATATACTGGTATAGCGCTTGCCTTTTTTACGGCCCTGGTTGTCATAGGTGGCTTAAAAAGCATAGCTAATGCAACAACCATTCTAATTCCTTTTATGTCCGTGCTATATTTTGTTGGTGGCTTGGTGTTGTTAATAACGAACATTGATAAGCTTCCTGCTGCTTTTGGATCAGTATTCTATTACGCCTTTCATGATCCTATGGCAATGCCCGGGGCTGTGGCCGGATGGTCGCTAAGGCAAGCGCTGGTGAAAGGTACCGCTAGAGGCATTTTTTCAAACGAAGCAGGCCTTGGTTCGGCTCCAATGGTTCACTGCACGGCCATAACGGATCATCCCGTTCGCCAGGGCACCATGGGTATTTTTGAAGTATTTTTGGATACTATAATTATATGCACAATAACCGTTATAGGCATTATTGCAACCGGAACCCTCACTGGTCGACCGGAACTTACGGGCTCTCAATTGACTTTAACTGCTTTTAGTACCGTTTGGGGCAATACAGGTGTAATATTTGTGTCTATTTCCCTCGCCCTTTTTGCTTACTCGACTGTGCTTGCATGGTACTGGTACGGTGAGACCGGTGCGACCTATATACTGGGAATAAAGGTGATTCCCTACTATAAGGCACTTTGGATCATCTGTATCGTTCTTGGTGCTTGGGGTGGAAGTGAGTTTTTGCGGAACATATGGGACTTTGCCGATACGCTAAATGGTTTAATGGCCATACCCAACCTCATCGCTCTGTGGTGGGTATCGGGAGAGGTTCGCCGTCTGGTCAAGGATTTTGATGCTAAAAGGGCTAGGGGAGAATTGATGTAA
- a CDS encoding glycine/sarcosine/betaine reductase component B subunit has protein sequence MRLELHKVKIEDVQWGDATKVENNVLYINREEITDMLLEDDRFESVKVDLARPGERVRIIPVKDVIEPRCKIEGEGDVFPGFIGDVEGSVGRGKTLVLSGAAVVTCGKIVGFQEGIIDMSGPGADYTPFSKTNNVVLVFTPKEGIERHDYEAACRVAGLKVAHFLAVNAKGTSHDEVSLYELGEITKRPKELESLPKVAYLYMLQSQGLLHDTYVYGVDAKRILPTLIHPNEVFDGAIVSGNCVSACDKNSTYVHQNNPVIEALYKRHGRDIDFVGCIITNENVTLEDKKRSSSYAVKLAKMLGVDGLIITEEGFGNPDSDLIMNCRKAERAGIKTVLITDEYAGRDGASQSLADAAPEANAVVSAGNANPTVQLPPMEKLIGFSESANVIAGGFSGSLKEDGSIEVELQAITGATNELGFTCFSAETR, from the coding sequence GTGAGGTTGGAATTGCATAAAGTCAAGATCGAGGATGTACAATGGGGCGATGCTACCAAGGTCGAAAATAACGTCCTTTACATCAACCGCGAAGAAATTACGGATATGCTGTTAGAGGATGATCGCTTTGAGTCCGTAAAGGTGGATTTAGCTCGTCCCGGAGAAAGGGTTCGCATTATCCCGGTCAAAGACGTGATAGAGCCCAGGTGCAAGATCGAGGGCGAAGGCGACGTTTTTCCGGGTTTCATCGGCGATGTCGAGGGTAGCGTAGGGAGGGGCAAGACATTAGTGTTGTCAGGTGCGGCAGTTGTGACCTGTGGCAAGATAGTCGGTTTCCAGGAAGGGATTATTGATATGTCGGGCCCCGGTGCCGATTACACGCCCTTCTCCAAGACCAATAACGTGGTCTTGGTCTTTACGCCCAAGGAAGGTATTGAAAGGCACGATTATGAGGCGGCATGTCGCGTGGCCGGGCTCAAGGTCGCGCACTTTTTGGCGGTGAATGCGAAGGGAACGTCTCACGACGAAGTATCGCTTTACGAATTAGGGGAGATAACGAAAAGGCCCAAGGAGCTCGAGAGTTTGCCTAAGGTAGCATATCTTTACATGTTGCAGTCCCAAGGTCTTCTTCACGATACCTACGTATATGGAGTCGACGCGAAGAGGATACTTCCAACGCTAATTCATCCTAATGAGGTCTTCGATGGGGCTATCGTGTCGGGCAACTGCGTATCCGCCTGCGATAAGAATAGCACCTATGTCCATCAAAATAATCCTGTAATAGAAGCCCTCTATAAGAGGCATGGCAGAGACATTGATTTCGTAGGTTGCATAATTACCAACGAGAACGTGACGCTCGAAGATAAGAAGAGAAGCTCTTCCTATGCGGTCAAGCTTGCCAAGATGCTTGGAGTTGACGGGTTGATAATTACGGAAGAAGGTTTCGGAAATCCCGATAGTGACTTGATCATGAACTGCAGAAAGGCGGAGCGTGCGGGTATAAAGACGGTGCTCATTACCGACGAATATGCCGGAAGGGACGGAGCCAGCCAATCCCTCGCCGATGCGGCCCCTGAAGCGAACGCCGTCGTAAGCGCCGGAAACGCAAACCCGACGGTCCAATTGCCCCCTATGGAAAAACTGATAGGTTTTTCCGAATCAGCCAATGTCATAGCGGGAGGTTTTTCTGGAAGCTTAAAGGAAGATGGTTCCATCGAAGTTGAGTTGCAGGCAATAACGGGTGCTACCAACGAGCTTGGTTTCACCTGTTTTTCTGCCGAAACCAGATAA
- the grdD gene encoding glycine/sarcosine/betaine reductase complex component C subunit alpha, whose amino-acid sequence MSDVNLKKLIGEALIEIVDAAKGGSKLMPIGLMSSGSELGSEEMALGGRLAQQQYPFIKVVMIGPRVKGFDDLEWIETDDCEADIQNAMEKALKEGSIKGAVALHYPFPLGVATVGMIHAPAKGKPLIISTSTGTSSANRVEAMVLNAIYGIAVAKARGIKKPEVGILNVDGAQMVYRSLRKLAEGGYDITFGSSVRSDGGPILRGNDLIAGSVDVCVTDTLTGNVVVKIFSAYNTGGNYEALGWGYGPSVGEGWGYVVSIISRASGAHVIANAIYFTAEVSLAGLPSLVRSELERARNAGLESILAQLESKGEGGKSQVEPPKPEPTDEEIHGIDVLTIEDAVKTLWASGIYAESAMGCTGPVVKVPSRFLDKAKEVLAEGGYL is encoded by the coding sequence GTGAGTGATGTCAATTTGAAAAAGTTAATCGGCGAAGCGTTGATTGAAATTGTAGATGCGGCCAAAGGCGGAAGCAAGCTCATGCCTATCGGTTTGATGAGCAGCGGAAGCGAGCTTGGTTCAGAAGAGATGGCTTTGGGAGGTAGGCTTGCCCAGCAACAATACCCTTTTATAAAAGTGGTTATGATAGGCCCTCGTGTCAAAGGTTTCGACGATCTCGAATGGATTGAGACCGACGATTGCGAGGCCGACATCCAAAATGCAATGGAAAAAGCTTTGAAAGAAGGTAGCATAAAAGGTGCCGTTGCCCTCCATTATCCCTTCCCTTTGGGCGTCGCTACCGTTGGAATGATACACGCGCCTGCCAAGGGGAAGCCCCTCATAATATCCACTTCTACGGGGACTTCTTCCGCTAATAGAGTCGAAGCCATGGTGTTGAATGCGATTTATGGCATAGCAGTTGCCAAAGCCAGGGGAATCAAGAAGCCGGAAGTTGGCATTTTAAACGTGGATGGGGCGCAAATGGTTTACAGATCTCTCAGAAAATTGGCGGAGGGCGGTTACGATATTACCTTTGGAAGCAGTGTAAGGAGTGACGGAGGCCCTATTTTAAGAGGGAACGATTTGATAGCCGGTTCCGTGGATGTATGCGTTACCGATACATTGACGGGGAATGTCGTGGTCAAGATATTTAGCGCCTACAACACAGGCGGGAATTACGAAGCTTTAGGTTGGGGGTACGGGCCGTCCGTGGGAGAGGGGTGGGGCTATGTCGTCTCCATCATTTCCAGGGCTTCCGGGGCCCACGTTATCGCAAATGCCATCTACTTTACGGCTGAAGTGTCCTTAGCCGGCCTGCCGTCGCTTGTGAGGAGCGAACTTGAGAGGGCCAGAAATGCAGGCCTTGAAAGCATTCTCGCCCAACTGGAAAGCAAGGGGGAGGGCGGGAAATCGCAGGTGGAGCCGCCCAAACCGGAGCCGACAGACGAAGAAATCCATGGTATAGATGTTTTGACGATAGAAGACGCGGTAAAAACTCTTTGGGCGTCAGGAATATATGCCGAATCGGCCATGGGATGCACTGGCCCAGTCGTAAAAGTTCCTTCACGCTTTCTCGACAAGGCTAAGGAAGTTTTGGCCGAGGGCGGCTACCTGTAA
- the grdA gene encoding glycine/sarcosine/betaine reductase complex selenoprotein A, with protein sequence MAKGKLVGKKLILLGERDGIPGPVMEACLKDSGADIVFSVTECFVUTAAGAMDLQNQQRVKDAAEKFGAENVVVILGSSDAEGAEIYAETVTNGDPTYAGPLAGVPLGLAVYHMFEPEIKEEVDPAVWEEQMGMMEMVLDPEALSQAVAKMREQCSKYTL encoded by the coding sequence ATGGCAAAGGGGAAATTGGTCGGTAAAAAGCTGATACTCCTTGGCGAACGGGATGGAATTCCCGGTCCCGTAATGGAGGCCTGTTTAAAGGACAGCGGAGCCGATATAGTGTTTTCCGTGACCGAATGCTTCGTCTGAACGGCCGCGGGAGCCATGGACCTGCAGAATCAACAGCGCGTCAAGGACGCAGCCGAGAAATTCGGTGCTGAAAACGTCGTAGTAATACTGGGCAGCTCCGATGCAGAGGGCGCAGAAATTTACGCCGAAACCGTTACAAACGGAGATCCGACTTACGCAGGTCCATTGGCAGGAGTCCCGTTGGGACTCGCAGTTTATCACATGTTTGAACCGGAGATAAAAGAGGAAGTGGATCCCGCTGTTTGGGAAGAGCAAATGGGAATGATGGAGATGGTTTTGGATCCTGAGGCCCTATCTCAAGCGGTAGCTAAAATGCGAGAGCAATGCAGCAAGTATACTCTCTAG